A portion of the Caenorhabditis elegans chromosome III genome contains these proteins:
- the feh-1 gene encoding Protein Fe65 homolog (Confirmed by transcript evidence), with amino-acid sequence MREGTPRVRIEVNKGSNRPSQFVSESEEQRLQRVQSRDSDTATMNFVTDDRMMEEHDEYSAFKEAYEEEESREYVIENGVKRLVNQHYDSRGYSSAGRGQKGRREEERRRNMAVDYSSQDFRQSLAAIDQASRDGAISRGEDGVRVRQIGDTTIMTEHRDPYSFYWQLDQARREAESPPRRPPPTDYVIDEEEEVLETVYSPEADDVMFENQYRRPVRHPLPPPPPIMEEEPKDLPPGWEKHEDPQGYSYYWHVDSGTIQRQPPPPVNRETQADAPPPQIIQLPPQQPVIEEHAFKQTTTKRRIEQDEMSEREIEDVAMIENGDTYHKPVRFAVRSLGWTDISEDELTAEKSSRAVNRAIVDLTTRSDIDSIPKWGDGRELIMELDDNELALLDPDSMNVIHSERIQAIRVWGVGRDNGRDFAYVSRDRGTRRFMCHVFRCDTSAKTIANTLRDICKRLMLHRRPSSLHAIESGEKRIVRSEGLTAPIDEPRKVIRCHFLGVTQVPKATGIEILNEAVDRLVSQVRSERWILADVSIAPSTIAIVEVNGQQIAECRVRYLSFLGIGRDVKHCAFIMQTSSESFMCYVFHVEPNAAAMAKMVEAACKLRYQKVLDAHSSSRHHSGMSIHGQHPPSTYHGKGWTETFRDAFGSVTSRMVPSRSAQRL; translated from the exons ATGAGGGAAGGAACTCCGCGCGTCAGAATTGAAGTGAATAAGGG CAGCAATCGACCCAGTCAATTTGTTTCCGAGTCAGAAGAGCAACGGCTGCAGCGAGTACAGAGTCGAGATTCTGATACGGCTACTATGAATTTTGTAACCGATGATCGAATGATG GAAGAGCACGACGAGTACAGCGCATTCAAGGAGGCGTACGAAGAGGAGGAGAGCCGCGAATACGTTATTGAAAACGGCGTGAAACGGCTTGTCAATCAACACTACGACTCTCGTGGTTACTCTTCGGCTGGACGAG GGCAAAAGGGACGCCGAGAGGAGGAGCGTAGACGGAATATGGCCGTGGATTATTCAT CACAAGACTTCCGTCAATCACTAGCAGCAATCGACCAGGCAAGCCGTGACGGAGCCATCTCTCGCGGTGAGGATGGTGTCCGTGTCCGACAAATCGGTGATACAACAATTATGACCGAACATCGAGATCCTTATTCATTCTATTGGCAACTGGATCAAGCAAGACGAGAAGCCGAGTCACCACCGAGAAGACCTCCACCGACTGATTATGTGATTGATGAGGAGGAAGAAGTTCTGGAGACAGTTTATTCACCGGAAGCTGATGATGTTATGTTTGAGAATCAATATAGAAGACCTGTAAGGCATCCATTACCTCCACCACCTCCGATTATGGAAGAAGAGCCGAAAGATTTACCACCAGGATGGGAGAAACATGAAG atcctCAAGGCTACTCTTACTATTGGCACGTCGACAGTGGAACTATTCAACGGCAACCTCCTCCACCAGTG aaccgtGAGACCCAGGCGGACGCACCGCCCCCGCAAATCATCCAACTTCCACCACAACAGCCTGTAATTGAAGAGCACGCATTCAAGCAGACGACAACAAAACGAAGAATTGAGCAGGACGAGATGAGTGAAAGAGAAATTGAGGATGTTGCAATGATTGAAAATGGAGACACGTATCACAAGCCTGTAAGATTTGCAGTCCGATCTTTGGGATGGACCGACATCTCAGAGGACGAGCTCACTGCGGAGAAGTCATCGAGAGCTGTTAATCG CGCAATCGTTGACTTGACCACCAGAAGTGATATCGATAGCATCCCGAAATGGGGAGACGGTCGTGAGCTCATTATGGAGCTTGATGATAATGAGCTAGCTTTGCTCGATCCAGATTCCATGAATGTGATTCATTCCGAACGAATTCAAGCGATCCGCGTTTGGGGAGTTGGAAGGGATAATGGAAG AGACTTCGCCTACGTGTCCCGTGATCGTGGAACCCGAAGATTCATGTGCCACGTGTTCCGATGTGATACCTCTGCAAAAACCATCGCCAACACGCTCAGAGATATCTGTAAACGATTGATGCTTCACAGAAGACCATCAAGTCTTCATGCTATCGAATCAGGAGAAAAGAGAATCGTGCGAAGTGAGGGGCTTACTGCACCGATTGATGAGCCACGAAAAGTGATCCGTTGCCATTTTCTCGGAGTCACACAGGTTCCAAAGGCGACTGGAATCGAGATTCTCAACGAGGCAGTCGATCGATTAGTGTCACAAGTTCGGTCGGAAAGATGGATTCTGGCGGATGTATCAATTGCTCCGTCGACTATTGCAATTGTTGAAGTGAATGGACAACAAATTGCCGAGTGCAGAGTTAGATATCTTTCATTTTTGGGAATTGGACGAGATGTCAA ACACTGTGCCTTCATAATGCAAACCTCATCGGAAAGCTTCATGTGCTACGTCTTCCACGTCGAACCGAACGCAGCCGCCATGGCAAAAATGGTCGAGGCTGCTTGTAAGCTTCGATACCAAAAAGTGCTCGACGCCCACTCATCATCCCGTCATCACTCGGGAATGTCGATTCATGGACAACATCCACCATCCACCTACCACGGCaag GGATGGACTGAAACATTTCGCGACGCTTTTGGTTCGGTGACGTCACGTATGGTACCTTCTAGGTCGGCACAACGACTTtga
- the feh-1 gene encoding Protein Fe65 homolog (Confirmed by transcript evidence), which produces MREGTPRVRIEVNKGSNRPSQFVSESEEQRLQRVQSRDSDTATMNFVTDDRMMEEHDEYSAFKEAYEEEESREYVIENGVKRLVNQHYDSRGYSSAGRGQKGRREEERRRNMAVDYSSQDFRQSLAAIDQASRDGAISRGEDGVRVRQIGDTTIMTEHRDPYSFYWQLDQARREAESPPRRPPPTDYVIDEEEEVLETVYSPEADDVMFENQYRRPVRHPLPPPPPIMEEEPKDLPPGWEKHEDPQGYSYYWHVDSGTIQRQPPPPVNRETQADAPPPQIIQLPPQQPVIEEHAFKQTTTKRRIEQDEMSEREIEDVAMIENGDTYHKPVRFAVRSLGWTDISEDELTAEKSSRAVNRAIVDLTTRSDIDSIPKWGDGRELIMELDDNELALLDPDSMNVIHSERIQAIRVWGVGRDNGRDFAYVSRDRGTRRFMCHVFRCDTSAKTIANTLRDICKRLMLHRRPSSLHAIESGEKRIVRSEGLTAPIDEPRKVIRCHFLGVTQVPKATGIEILNEAVDRLVSQVRSERWILADVSIAPSTIAIVEVNGQQIAECRVRYLSFLGIGRDVKHCAFIMQTSSESFMCYVFHVEPNAAAMAKMVEAACKLRYQKVLDAHSSSRHHSGMSIHGQHPPSTYHGMD; this is translated from the exons ATGAGGGAAGGAACTCCGCGCGTCAGAATTGAAGTGAATAAGGG CAGCAATCGACCCAGTCAATTTGTTTCCGAGTCAGAAGAGCAACGGCTGCAGCGAGTACAGAGTCGAGATTCTGATACGGCTACTATGAATTTTGTAACCGATGATCGAATGATG GAAGAGCACGACGAGTACAGCGCATTCAAGGAGGCGTACGAAGAGGAGGAGAGCCGCGAATACGTTATTGAAAACGGCGTGAAACGGCTTGTCAATCAACACTACGACTCTCGTGGTTACTCTTCGGCTGGACGAG GGCAAAAGGGACGCCGAGAGGAGGAGCGTAGACGGAATATGGCCGTGGATTATTCAT CACAAGACTTCCGTCAATCACTAGCAGCAATCGACCAGGCAAGCCGTGACGGAGCCATCTCTCGCGGTGAGGATGGTGTCCGTGTCCGACAAATCGGTGATACAACAATTATGACCGAACATCGAGATCCTTATTCATTCTATTGGCAACTGGATCAAGCAAGACGAGAAGCCGAGTCACCACCGAGAAGACCTCCACCGACTGATTATGTGATTGATGAGGAGGAAGAAGTTCTGGAGACAGTTTATTCACCGGAAGCTGATGATGTTATGTTTGAGAATCAATATAGAAGACCTGTAAGGCATCCATTACCTCCACCACCTCCGATTATGGAAGAAGAGCCGAAAGATTTACCACCAGGATGGGAGAAACATGAAG atcctCAAGGCTACTCTTACTATTGGCACGTCGACAGTGGAACTATTCAACGGCAACCTCCTCCACCAGTG aaccgtGAGACCCAGGCGGACGCACCGCCCCCGCAAATCATCCAACTTCCACCACAACAGCCTGTAATTGAAGAGCACGCATTCAAGCAGACGACAACAAAACGAAGAATTGAGCAGGACGAGATGAGTGAAAGAGAAATTGAGGATGTTGCAATGATTGAAAATGGAGACACGTATCACAAGCCTGTAAGATTTGCAGTCCGATCTTTGGGATGGACCGACATCTCAGAGGACGAGCTCACTGCGGAGAAGTCATCGAGAGCTGTTAATCG CGCAATCGTTGACTTGACCACCAGAAGTGATATCGATAGCATCCCGAAATGGGGAGACGGTCGTGAGCTCATTATGGAGCTTGATGATAATGAGCTAGCTTTGCTCGATCCAGATTCCATGAATGTGATTCATTCCGAACGAATTCAAGCGATCCGCGTTTGGGGAGTTGGAAGGGATAATGGAAG AGACTTCGCCTACGTGTCCCGTGATCGTGGAACCCGAAGATTCATGTGCCACGTGTTCCGATGTGATACCTCTGCAAAAACCATCGCCAACACGCTCAGAGATATCTGTAAACGATTGATGCTTCACAGAAGACCATCAAGTCTTCATGCTATCGAATCAGGAGAAAAGAGAATCGTGCGAAGTGAGGGGCTTACTGCACCGATTGATGAGCCACGAAAAGTGATCCGTTGCCATTTTCTCGGAGTCACACAGGTTCCAAAGGCGACTGGAATCGAGATTCTCAACGAGGCAGTCGATCGATTAGTGTCACAAGTTCGGTCGGAAAGATGGATTCTGGCGGATGTATCAATTGCTCCGTCGACTATTGCAATTGTTGAAGTGAATGGACAACAAATTGCCGAGTGCAGAGTTAGATATCTTTCATTTTTGGGAATTGGACGAGATGTCAA ACACTGTGCCTTCATAATGCAAACCTCATCGGAAAGCTTCATGTGCTACGTCTTCCACGTCGAACCGAACGCAGCCGCCATGGCAAAAATGGTCGAGGCTGCTTGTAAGCTTCGATACCAAAAAGTGCTCGACGCCCACTCATCATCCCGTCATCACTCGGGAATGTCGATTCATGGACAACATCCACCATCCACCTACCACG GGATGGACTGA
- the feh-1 gene encoding Protein Fe65 homolog (Confirmed by transcript evidence), translated as MAVDYSSQDFRQSLAAIDQASRDGAISRGEDGVRVRQIGDTTIMTEHRDPYSFYWQLDQARREAESPPRRPPPTDYVIDEEEEVLETVYSPEADDVMFENQYRRPVRHPLPPPPPIMEEEPKDLPPGWEKHEDPQGYSYYWHVDSGTIQRQPPPPVNRETQADAPPPQIIQLPPQQPVIEEHAFKQTTTKRRIEQDEMSEREIEDVAMIENGDTYHKPVRFAVRSLGWTDISEDELTAEKSSRAVNRAIVDLTTRSDIDSIPKWGDGRELIMELDDNELALLDPDSMNVIHSERIQAIRVWGVGRDNGRDFAYVSRDRGTRRFMCHVFRCDTSAKTIANTLRDICKRLMLHRRPSSLHAIESGEKRIVRSEGLTAPIDEPRKVIRCHFLGVTQVPKATGIEILNEAVDRLVSQVRSERWILADVSIAPSTIAIVEVNGQQIAECRVRYLSFLGIGRDVKHCAFIMQTSSESFMCYVFHVEPNAAAMAKMVEAACKLRYQKVLDAHSSSRHHSGMSIHGQHPPSTYHGKGWTETFRDAFGSVTSRMVPSRSAQRL; from the exons ATGGCCGTGGATTATTCAT CACAAGACTTCCGTCAATCACTAGCAGCAATCGACCAGGCAAGCCGTGACGGAGCCATCTCTCGCGGTGAGGATGGTGTCCGTGTCCGACAAATCGGTGATACAACAATTATGACCGAACATCGAGATCCTTATTCATTCTATTGGCAACTGGATCAAGCAAGACGAGAAGCCGAGTCACCACCGAGAAGACCTCCACCGACTGATTATGTGATTGATGAGGAGGAAGAAGTTCTGGAGACAGTTTATTCACCGGAAGCTGATGATGTTATGTTTGAGAATCAATATAGAAGACCTGTAAGGCATCCATTACCTCCACCACCTCCGATTATGGAAGAAGAGCCGAAAGATTTACCACCAGGATGGGAGAAACATGAAG atcctCAAGGCTACTCTTACTATTGGCACGTCGACAGTGGAACTATTCAACGGCAACCTCCTCCACCAGTG aaccgtGAGACCCAGGCGGACGCACCGCCCCCGCAAATCATCCAACTTCCACCACAACAGCCTGTAATTGAAGAGCACGCATTCAAGCAGACGACAACAAAACGAAGAATTGAGCAGGACGAGATGAGTGAAAGAGAAATTGAGGATGTTGCAATGATTGAAAATGGAGACACGTATCACAAGCCTGTAAGATTTGCAGTCCGATCTTTGGGATGGACCGACATCTCAGAGGACGAGCTCACTGCGGAGAAGTCATCGAGAGCTGTTAATCG CGCAATCGTTGACTTGACCACCAGAAGTGATATCGATAGCATCCCGAAATGGGGAGACGGTCGTGAGCTCATTATGGAGCTTGATGATAATGAGCTAGCTTTGCTCGATCCAGATTCCATGAATGTGATTCATTCCGAACGAATTCAAGCGATCCGCGTTTGGGGAGTTGGAAGGGATAATGGAAG AGACTTCGCCTACGTGTCCCGTGATCGTGGAACCCGAAGATTCATGTGCCACGTGTTCCGATGTGATACCTCTGCAAAAACCATCGCCAACACGCTCAGAGATATCTGTAAACGATTGATGCTTCACAGAAGACCATCAAGTCTTCATGCTATCGAATCAGGAGAAAAGAGAATCGTGCGAAGTGAGGGGCTTACTGCACCGATTGATGAGCCACGAAAAGTGATCCGTTGCCATTTTCTCGGAGTCACACAGGTTCCAAAGGCGACTGGAATCGAGATTCTCAACGAGGCAGTCGATCGATTAGTGTCACAAGTTCGGTCGGAAAGATGGATTCTGGCGGATGTATCAATTGCTCCGTCGACTATTGCAATTGTTGAAGTGAATGGACAACAAATTGCCGAGTGCAGAGTTAGATATCTTTCATTTTTGGGAATTGGACGAGATGTCAA ACACTGTGCCTTCATAATGCAAACCTCATCGGAAAGCTTCATGTGCTACGTCTTCCACGTCGAACCGAACGCAGCCGCCATGGCAAAAATGGTCGAGGCTGCTTGTAAGCTTCGATACCAAAAAGTGCTCGACGCCCACTCATCATCCCGTCATCACTCGGGAATGTCGATTCATGGACAACATCCACCATCCACCTACCACGGCaag GGATGGACTGAAACATTTCGCGACGCTTTTGGTTCGGTGACGTCACGTATGGTACCTTCTAGGTCGGCACAACGACTTtga
- the feh-1 gene encoding Amyloid beta A4 precursor protein-binding family B member 2-like (Confirmed by transcript evidence) yields the protein MAVDYSSQDFRQSLAAIDQASRDGAISRGEDGVRVRQIGDTTIMTEHRDPYSFYWQLDQARREAESPPRRPPPTDYVIDEEEEVLETVYSPEADDVMFENQYRRPVRHPLPPPPPIMEEEPKDLPPGWEKHEDPQGYSYYWHVDSGTIQRQPPPPVNRETQADAPPPQIIQLPPQQPVIEEHAFKQTTTKRRIEQDEMSEREIEDVAMIENGDTYHKPVRFAVRSLGWTDISEDELTAEKSSRAVNRAIVDLTTRSDIDSIPKWGDGRELIMELDDNELALLDPDSMNVIHSERIQAIRVWGVGRDNGRDFAYVSRDRGTRRFMCHVFRCDTSAKTIANTLRDICKRLMLHRRPSSLHAIESGEKRIVRSEGLTAPIDEPRKVIRCHFLGVTQVPKATGIEILNEAVDRLVSQVRSERWILADVSIAPSTIAIVEVNGQQIAECRVRYLSFLGIGRDVKHCAFIMQTSSESFMCYVFHVEPNAAAMAKMVEAACKLRYQKVLDAHSSSRHHSGMSIHGQHPPSTYHGMD from the exons ATGGCCGTGGATTATTCAT CACAAGACTTCCGTCAATCACTAGCAGCAATCGACCAGGCAAGCCGTGACGGAGCCATCTCTCGCGGTGAGGATGGTGTCCGTGTCCGACAAATCGGTGATACAACAATTATGACCGAACATCGAGATCCTTATTCATTCTATTGGCAACTGGATCAAGCAAGACGAGAAGCCGAGTCACCACCGAGAAGACCTCCACCGACTGATTATGTGATTGATGAGGAGGAAGAAGTTCTGGAGACAGTTTATTCACCGGAAGCTGATGATGTTATGTTTGAGAATCAATATAGAAGACCTGTAAGGCATCCATTACCTCCACCACCTCCGATTATGGAAGAAGAGCCGAAAGATTTACCACCAGGATGGGAGAAACATGAAG atcctCAAGGCTACTCTTACTATTGGCACGTCGACAGTGGAACTATTCAACGGCAACCTCCTCCACCAGTG aaccgtGAGACCCAGGCGGACGCACCGCCCCCGCAAATCATCCAACTTCCACCACAACAGCCTGTAATTGAAGAGCACGCATTCAAGCAGACGACAACAAAACGAAGAATTGAGCAGGACGAGATGAGTGAAAGAGAAATTGAGGATGTTGCAATGATTGAAAATGGAGACACGTATCACAAGCCTGTAAGATTTGCAGTCCGATCTTTGGGATGGACCGACATCTCAGAGGACGAGCTCACTGCGGAGAAGTCATCGAGAGCTGTTAATCG CGCAATCGTTGACTTGACCACCAGAAGTGATATCGATAGCATCCCGAAATGGGGAGACGGTCGTGAGCTCATTATGGAGCTTGATGATAATGAGCTAGCTTTGCTCGATCCAGATTCCATGAATGTGATTCATTCCGAACGAATTCAAGCGATCCGCGTTTGGGGAGTTGGAAGGGATAATGGAAG AGACTTCGCCTACGTGTCCCGTGATCGTGGAACCCGAAGATTCATGTGCCACGTGTTCCGATGTGATACCTCTGCAAAAACCATCGCCAACACGCTCAGAGATATCTGTAAACGATTGATGCTTCACAGAAGACCATCAAGTCTTCATGCTATCGAATCAGGAGAAAAGAGAATCGTGCGAAGTGAGGGGCTTACTGCACCGATTGATGAGCCACGAAAAGTGATCCGTTGCCATTTTCTCGGAGTCACACAGGTTCCAAAGGCGACTGGAATCGAGATTCTCAACGAGGCAGTCGATCGATTAGTGTCACAAGTTCGGTCGGAAAGATGGATTCTGGCGGATGTATCAATTGCTCCGTCGACTATTGCAATTGTTGAAGTGAATGGACAACAAATTGCCGAGTGCAGAGTTAGATATCTTTCATTTTTGGGAATTGGACGAGATGTCAA ACACTGTGCCTTCATAATGCAAACCTCATCGGAAAGCTTCATGTGCTACGTCTTCCACGTCGAACCGAACGCAGCCGCCATGGCAAAAATGGTCGAGGCTGCTTGTAAGCTTCGATACCAAAAAGTGCTCGACGCCCACTCATCATCCCGTCATCACTCGGGAATGTCGATTCATGGACAACATCCACCATCCACCTACCACG GGATGGACTGA